Genomic segment of Candidatus Cloacimonadota bacterium:
ATCGTCTTTGCCACCGCGGAAGAAAAGAAAATAGCTGCCCAGTCCCAAACCCACCAAAGCGAGCGCCACAATCACAATCACCCAGGGCAGGGAATTTGATTTTTTGGGCTTTTTTTCTTCATCCACATAGAAAACCGGGCTGGGACCCGTGTGCGAAGCTCCTGGAGAACCCGCCGAACCGCGTGAAAAAGCGTCCAAAAGCTGCTTCCAATCGAGGCTGAACGCTTTGCCCAGGGAAACGTGGTCTCCCGGTTTGATGAGCGCGGTGCTGATGCGCTGTCCGTTCACAAAAACGCCGTTCAGCGAGCTTTGGTCTGTGATGCGATATTGCGAACCTTCCACAACGATGATGGCATGGAGCCGGGAGATTTTTTCATGGTTTAAAACCACCTCACAATCAGCGCTCCTGCCGATTCTGATTTTTTGCACGGGCGGGGCAGTCTGCCCACAAACGATGCAAAAATTCGCGCCGGTTTCCAGTTCCGCGCCACATTTACTGCATTTCATGGCTTATACACCTTTTTTTTGGTAAATTGTTCAATTAAGGCTGATGCTGTATGGGCTCAGCTTGATTCGTGAACGCAGGCGGGACAAACGGTTCGGATTATTGAAAAGCATCTGGGCATTGGTGCTGTCAAACTTTTTGAAAAGCTCCAGCGCTGCCTGCCAGGTTTTATCGTCCACACTTTGGTCGCCTGCCGCGAAAAGCTTTTCCTGCCAGCTTTCTTTGGGCAAATCCATCTTTCCGCTCGAGCGCACCAGGGCGATGGCGAGCAAGGCTTGAATCTCGTCAATTTTCAGCTCTTCCGAGCCGGCTCTGCCCAAAACTGCCAAATTGCTGTCCAGATAGATGCTTTGTCCGGGAACGATGAAAATAATCTGTTTTCCATCCCTGGATTTGAATTGTTTCAAGCTTTTCGCCTGGGTATCTTTGTTGCTCATGGCGTTGAACGCTTTCAGATATATTTCTCTGGCCTCTGTGGCTCCCAATTCCGTGGCGATGGTGGCTACGTCCACAAGCTGGGATGGGTCCAAAGCCTTTTCAGGCGCTTCTTTTTTACCCTTGGTTTTTTTCGCGGCTTTGGCAAGTGCTTTCTGCTCTGCTTTCAAGCGTTTTTGTTCCGCTTTCGCAGCCTTTTTCGCGTCTTTGGCGGAAACTTTGTCCTGTTTTGCCAGGGTATCTGCCACAGCCGTAATTTCAAGCGGCGCTGTGCTTTGTATGGATTTGCTATACCAGAATACGGCACCGATAAAAACCACCAGGGTCAAAACCAATGCCACCGGTGGAATCAGTTTTTTCTTGGGTGGCTGGGGTGTCTCTTCACGCAGAGAAAATGGCGAACACTGTTGAACCTCAACGAGTTGGATGGTGATGTTATCCGCTCCGCCGCGCTCGTTTGCCATATCAACCAGGTTTTGGCAGGCTATCTGCGGTTCTTCCTCCATCTGTTGATGCAGTTCATCGTCCGAAACGTATTCCGTGAGCCCATCGCTGCAGAGCAGGAATACGTCATCCTGCTTCAGCATGTGCGGACCCGAAAGCTCTGGCGAACAGCTTCCATGCCCCAGCGCGCGGGTGATGAAATTCCGCCGGGGATGGGTTGCGGCCTGTTCCTGCGTGATGATGCCGCTTTCCACCATCATCTGAACTTCGGAATGGTCTTTGGTGAGTTGAATCAACGAGCCGTCGCGGCTCAGGTAAACGCGGCTGTCTCCGCAATGAGCCACAAAATAATTGCCACCGCTCACCAATAATAGCGCCAGAGTGCTGCCCATTTCGCTGAGTTCGGGGTCTTCCCCCGCTTTTTCCGCAATCTGTTGATGTGCCAGTTCGATGGCGCGGGAGATGGTGGCAAGTTCATCACCTGCCACGAACCCAGTTTCAAAATGTCTGTGGATGCTTTCCACTGCCATTTGGCTCGCAATTTCGCCGCCGTTGTGGCCGCCCATTCCATCGCAAACCAAAAACAAATCGCCATAATCACCTTGAAAATGACCAAAATAATCTTCATTCTTTGTGCGGGCCGGATTTTTGCCAATATCCGAAATATTCGCGGCCCTGAGGCGGACTGTGTTTTTTTGCATGAATCTCTCCCTGTGTGATCAATTTTCCGGATTCAAAAACCGGATGCAAGCGTGTGACAACGCCCATTCAACGCCTTTTTTCAAAGCCGCGTAAAACGGATGCCGATGCCAATTACACACAATTTTTCATGATGAATCTATATCCCCGATTACGCGCAATGTGTCAAGTTTTATTTGTCACACGCCTGAGGTGGCAGGATAAAACCAATTGAAATCTTAGGGAAAGCCTGAACGAATCATCAGAATCCAAATTCTTCTTTACAGGGCAATCTCAATAAGCGGCTAAAACCCTGTTTCAGCTGGTTCATAACGGTCAGTTTAAAAAAGCTCTTCTCTTACAAACCACCTTTTTTTATTCCCACTCAATTTCAGTCAGGGTCGTTCATTTTTCCCAAAAAGAGCACGGTGTTGCTGGGGTTGTGCATAATCATGAAAACAAAGGGTTTATCCGCGCGGAAAAGAATCGGCTCCACAGGCAGAGCGGACAAGGTTTCCCTGCCGATAATCACAGCGGTGGCGGCGGCGGCTTCGGTGCCTTCTTCATTTACCTCCACAAAAGCCTTGTGGATGATGTCGTAGATGAAAATCAATTCCTCGGCTTCAGGCTGTATTATGCCGCTAAAATTCGCCGCTACAGGCTCGAAAGCGTCAATCATCCCCAAGCTTTCCAGTTTTTTGGGAACATCGCTTAATTCCAACTCCAGCTTAAACTTGGGTATCTGCAAATTCACGTCTTCCGTCC
This window contains:
- a CDS encoding Stp1/IreP family PP2C-type Ser/Thr phosphatase; translation: MQKNTVRLRAANISDIGKNPARTKNEDYFGHFQGDYGDLFLVCDGMGGHNGGEIASQMAVESIHRHFETGFVAGDELATISRAIELAHQQIAEKAGEDPELSEMGSTLALLLVSGGNYFVAHCGDSRVYLSRDGSLIQLTKDHSEVQMMVESGIITQEQAATHPRRNFITRALGHGSCSPELSGPHMLKQDDVFLLCSDGLTEYVSDDELHQQMEEEPQIACQNLVDMANERGGADNITIQLVEVQQCSPFSLREETPQPPKKKLIPPVALVLTLVVFIGAVFWYSKSIQSTAPLEITAVADTLAKQDKVSAKDAKKAAKAEQKRLKAEQKALAKAAKKTKGKKEAPEKALDPSQLVDVATIATELGATEAREIYLKAFNAMSNKDTQAKSLKQFKSRDGKQIIFIVPGQSIYLDSNLAVLGRAGSEELKIDEIQALLAIALVRSSGKMDLPKESWQEKLFAAGDQSVDDKTWQAALELFKKFDSTNAQMLFNNPNRLSRLRSRIKLSPYSISLN